From Chryseobacterium joostei, the proteins below share one genomic window:
- a CDS encoding serine hydrolase domain-containing protein — translation MRILKYMIGGAVAGAAAAYFLGYDYLFSGISKTYLKGKSSAYIDDGNLFPSNPIATEEPRLWEEDSDYNKKELPKHLVEDLKHSKAAAFVVIRNGKILHEQYWDGYNQLSQTNSFSMAKAVTVMLLGKALEERIIHNIDEKVSDFYAEFKEKSFGNTVTLKNLAQMEAGLDWDENYNSPFLPNAKAYYGKSLVKAVFSRKFKEVPGTRFEYQSGATQLLGFALKKALKQPLATYLSEKFWVPLGMEQNAKWSTDNYGMEKTYCCIHSNARDFAKLGQLFLDDGKVGDQQILNSDFIEQMRTPTEKSENIYGMGLWINHDNPIKHYYFLGLQGQYIIMIPEHNMVIVKTGSYANNPKNDRGRPDQVKFLVNETISLFQ, via the coding sequence ATGAGAATATTAAAGTACATGATAGGCGGGGCAGTAGCCGGAGCGGCAGCAGCTTACTTTTTGGGATACGATTATTTATTTAGTGGCATTTCCAAAACCTACCTTAAGGGAAAATCAAGTGCCTATATTGATGACGGAAACCTGTTTCCAAGCAATCCTATTGCTACAGAAGAGCCTAGACTATGGGAAGAAGATTCTGATTACAATAAAAAAGAATTACCTAAACATTTAGTCGAAGATTTAAAACATTCTAAAGCAGCCGCTTTTGTGGTAATAAGGAATGGGAAAATTCTTCATGAACAATATTGGGATGGTTATAATCAGCTTTCGCAAACCAATTCCTTTTCCATGGCCAAAGCTGTTACCGTTATGCTTTTAGGGAAAGCATTGGAAGAAAGGATCATTCATAATATTGACGAAAAGGTTTCTGACTTTTATGCTGAATTTAAGGAAAAATCATTTGGAAATACAGTCACTCTCAAAAATCTGGCTCAAATGGAAGCCGGTCTTGACTGGGATGAAAACTATAACAGTCCGTTTCTTCCTAACGCCAAAGCCTACTATGGAAAAAGTCTTGTAAAAGCTGTATTTTCAAGAAAATTCAAGGAAGTTCCGGGAACAAGATTTGAATATCAAAGCGGAGCGACACAACTTCTTGGCTTTGCTCTAAAAAAGGCTTTAAAGCAACCCTTGGCAACCTATTTATCTGAAAAATTCTGGGTTCCGCTGGGAATGGAACAAAATGCAAAATGGAGTACGGACAATTATGGAATGGAAAAAACATATTGCTGTATCCATTCTAATGCAAGGGACTTTGCAAAACTGGGCCAATTATTTCTGGATGATGGTAAGGTAGGTGATCAACAGATCCTTAATTCTGATTTTATTGAGCAGATGAGAACCCCTACAGAAAAATCTGAAAACATCTATGGAATGGGACTTTGGATTAATCACGACAATCCTATCAAACATTATTATTTTTTAGGTCTTCAGGGGCAGTATATCATTATGATTCCGGAGCACAATATGGTTATTGTAAAGACCGGAAGCTATGCTAATAATCCTAAAAATGACAGAGGAAGACCGGATCAGGTAAAATTCCTTGTCAATGAAACCATATCGTTATTTCAATAG
- a CDS encoding glycine--tRNA ligase has protein sequence MAKQEDVFKKVISHAKEYGFIFPSSEIYDGLSAVYDYGQNGAELKNNIKQYWWKAMVQLNENIVGIDSAILMHPTTWKASGHVDAFNDPLIDNKDSKKRFRADVLVEDYCAKIEDKENKEIEKAAKRFGDAFDKDQFVATNPKILEYRAKREAILSRLAKSLENEDLADVKSLIEELEIADPDTGSKNWTEVRQFNLMFGTKLGASADSAMDLYLRPETAQGIFVNFLNVQKTSRHKLPFGIAQIGKAFRNEIVARQFIFRMREFEQMEMQFFVAPGTELEFYEQWKQKRLNWHLALGLGNENYRFHDHEKLAHYANAAADIEFNFPFGFKELEGIHSRTDFDLKAHEEFSGRKLQFFDPERNENYVPYVVETSVGLDRLFLSIFSHCLRDEVLEDGSERTVLSLPPAIAPIKAAILPLMKKDGLAEYAEKIFNDLKYDFNLFYEEKDAIGKRYRRQDAIGTPYCITIDHDSLTDHTVTIRDRDTMKQERVPVSELRRIIDEKTNFRNLLSKI, from the coding sequence ATGGCAAAGCAAGAAGATGTTTTCAAGAAAGTAATTTCTCACGCTAAAGAATATGGGTTTATTTTCCCATCAAGTGAGATCTATGATGGTTTATCCGCTGTTTATGATTATGGACAGAACGGTGCCGAATTAAAAAACAATATCAAACAATATTGGTGGAAAGCTATGGTACAGCTTAACGAAAATATTGTCGGCATTGACTCGGCGATCCTTATGCACCCAACAACATGGAAGGCATCAGGCCACGTAGACGCTTTCAACGATCCATTGATTGATAATAAAGATTCTAAGAAACGTTTCAGAGCAGACGTTTTGGTGGAAGATTATTGTGCTAAGATTGAAGATAAAGAGAATAAGGAGATTGAAAAAGCTGCGAAGAGATTCGGTGATGCTTTTGATAAAGATCAGTTTGTGGCTACCAATCCAAAAATTTTGGAATACAGAGCAAAAAGAGAGGCTATTCTTTCAAGACTGGCAAAATCTCTGGAAAATGAAGACCTTGCTGATGTAAAATCTTTAATTGAAGAATTAGAAATTGCAGATCCTGATACAGGTTCTAAAAACTGGACGGAAGTAAGACAGTTCAACCTGATGTTCGGAACAAAACTAGGGGCTTCTGCTGATTCTGCAATGGATCTTTACCTAAGACCTGAAACAGCACAGGGTATTTTTGTTAACTTCCTGAATGTACAGAAAACTTCACGTCACAAACTTCCTTTCGGTATTGCACAGATTGGTAAGGCATTTAGAAATGAGATTGTTGCAAGACAGTTTATCTTCAGAATGCGTGAATTTGAACAGATGGAAATGCAATTCTTCGTTGCTCCGGGAACAGAACTTGAATTCTACGAGCAATGGAAGCAGAAACGTCTGAACTGGCACTTAGCTTTAGGGTTAGGTAATGAAAATTACAGATTCCATGACCATGAAAAACTGGCTCACTATGCGAATGCAGCAGCAGATATTGAATTCAATTTCCCATTCGGATTTAAAGAATTGGAAGGAATTCACTCAAGAACGGATTTCGACTTAAAGGCTCACGAGGAGTTCTCAGGAAGAAAGCTTCAGTTCTTCGATCCTGAAAGAAACGAAAACTATGTTCCTTATGTAGTGGAAACTTCAGTAGGTTTAGACAGATTATTCCTTTCTATTTTCTCTCATTGTTTAAGAGATGAAGTATTGGAAGACGGTTCAGAAAGAACAGTATTATCTTTACCTCCTGCTATTGCTCCAATTAAAGCAGCAATCCTTCCATTGATGAAAAAAGATGGGCTTGCTGAGTATGCTGAGAAAATCTTCAATGACCTGAAATATGATTTCAACTTATTCTACGAAGAGAAAGATGCCATCGGAAAACGATACAGAAGACAGGATGCCATCGGTACTCCTTACTGTATTACCATTGACCACGACTCTCTAACGGATCATACAGTAACAATAAGAGACAGAGATACGATGAAGCAGGAAAGAGTTCCGGTTTCAGAGTTGAGAAGAATCATTGATGAGAAGACCAACTTCAGAAATTTACTTTCTAAAATATAG
- a CDS encoding pseudouridine synthase, with the protein MLEILYRDEHLIAINKPSGLLVHKSYYAGEADTYAIQELRDQIGQYVYPAHRLDRKTSGVLLFTLDKDSLRVMNDQFATRKVEKKYLVIVRGWTKEEETIDYDLINEDEIQQNAITYYHRLQTSEIDLAFGKHQTSRYCLVEAIPETGRMHQLRKHFKHILHPILGCRPYGCNKQNKLWLETFNMKKMMLHAHQLIFDHPVTNERITLNAKVNEEFKRVGDILNLDLSSYS; encoded by the coding sequence ATGTTAGAAATTCTTTATCGGGACGAACATCTTATTGCCATCAATAAACCAAGCGGATTATTGGTTCATAAATCTTACTATGCAGGAGAGGCGGATACCTACGCCATTCAGGAATTGAGAGATCAGATCGGGCAGTATGTTTATCCTGCGCATCGTTTGGACCGAAAAACTTCTGGTGTCTTGTTGTTTACTTTAGATAAAGATTCATTGAGAGTGATGAACGATCAATTTGCGACACGAAAAGTTGAGAAAAAATATTTAGTCATTGTTCGTGGCTGGACGAAGGAGGAAGAAACAATTGATTATGATTTGATTAATGAAGATGAAATTCAGCAGAATGCCATTACCTATTATCATCGTTTACAGACTTCAGAAATAGATTTAGCTTTTGGAAAACATCAGACTTCCCGATACTGTTTGGTAGAAGCCATTCCGGAAACAGGTAGGATGCATCAGCTGAGAAAGCATTTTAAACATATTTTACACCCCATTTTGGGCTGTCGTCCTTATGGATGTAATAAACAGAATAAACTTTGGCTGGAAACTTTTAATATGAAAAAAATGATGCTTCACGCTCATCAATTAATCTTCGATCATCCTGTTACCAACGAAAGAATAACACTGAATGCCAAGGTAAACGAAGAGTTCAAAAGAGTAGGAGATATTTTGAACCTCGATTTAAGTTCATATTCTTGA
- a CDS encoding quinone-dependent dihydroorotate dehydrogenase, translated as MYKSIIRPILFKFDPEDVHHFTFSVLKNFGFLTKLFFPKPIEDKRLEREVFGLKFKNPVGLAAGFDKNAVLFNELGDLGFGFVEIGTVTPKAQAGNPRKRLFRLIEDGGIINRMGFNNDGLEAAIEKLKSNKGKIIIGGNIGKNTNTSPENYTQDYLDCFEGLHPHVDYFVLNVSCPNVGSHAKLEDVEYLRELITEVKKINQSKTVQKPILLKIAPDLNNNQLDEIVELIAETKIDGVIVSNTSVNREGLKTSSEVLEQIGNGGLSGKPIRERSTKMIKYLSDKSNRAFPIIGVGGIHSAKDAIEKLDAGASLIQLYTGFIYEGPELINEINQELLKRASRLPR; from the coding sequence ATGTACAAAAGCATCATCAGACCTATTCTTTTCAAATTTGACCCGGAAGATGTTCATCACTTTACTTTTTCGGTGCTCAAGAATTTTGGATTTCTTACTAAATTATTTTTCCCTAAACCCATTGAGGACAAGCGCCTGGAAAGAGAAGTTTTCGGATTAAAATTTAAAAATCCTGTAGGATTGGCTGCTGGTTTCGATAAAAATGCAGTTTTATTTAATGAATTGGGTGACCTAGGTTTCGGATTTGTAGAAATCGGGACGGTAACTCCAAAAGCCCAGGCAGGAAATCCTAGGAAGAGATTGTTCCGTCTTATTGAAGATGGCGGAATCATCAACAGAATGGGATTCAACAATGATGGACTTGAAGCTGCTATTGAAAAGCTGAAATCCAACAAAGGAAAAATAATCATCGGCGGAAACATAGGAAAAAACACTAATACAAGCCCTGAAAACTATACCCAGGATTATCTGGACTGTTTTGAAGGTCTTCATCCTCATGTAGACTATTTTGTCTTGAATGTAAGCTGCCCGAATGTGGGAAGCCACGCTAAACTGGAAGATGTAGAATATCTGAGAGAGCTGATTACAGAAGTGAAAAAAATCAACCAATCAAAAACGGTACAGAAACCTATATTACTGAAAATTGCTCCAGATCTTAATAACAATCAATTGGATGAAATTGTTGAGCTTATTGCAGAAACAAAAATTGATGGAGTGATTGTTTCCAATACATCTGTAAACAGAGAGGGTTTAAAAACTTCATCGGAAGTTTTGGAACAAATAGGAAATGGTGGTCTAAGTGGAAAGCCTATTCGTGAAAGAAGTACAAAAATGATCAAGTACCTTTCCGATAAAAGTAACAGAGCATTTCCAATTATTGGAGTAGGAGGGATTCACTCTGCAAAGGATGCCATTGAAAAATTAGATGCGGGTGCAAGTTTAATTCAACTGTATACCGGATTTATTTACGAAGGCCCGGAATTGATTAACGAAATTAATCAGGAGCTTTTGAAAAGAGCAAGCAGATTACCTAGATAA
- a CDS encoding DUF445 domain-containing protein, protein MNDEAKRKQLRKYKAFATGLFVLMALIFIVTTILQKSNPSHWVGYVRAFAEAAMVGALADWFAVTALFRHPLGLPIPHTNLIENSKQRLGDNLGSFVVSNFLSPQNIRPYIQKIKISNFVGEWLGKQKNQNILVKNLADIVLDILNKLDDSTVSQFISKKVSDMTDDIKLNKVVGNGIHYILEKNDHQRIITNLSKQIKEYIIENDEMIQDRVKKGSYSFIPSFVDNKIADKITDGLSDFFREIEENQEHEVRALITQKIHEFSTDLKEDPKWDEEFKTIKNGLLKNDKLDEYSNDIWVSIKKTLMKELQEDHSALKNYLLNNLNEFSQNLKTDENLQNKIDHWVRVTAYKYILKNTHQFGSLISNTVGNWQGKELSEKLELEVGKDLQFIRVNGTLVGGLVGLIIYTIANFFL, encoded by the coding sequence ATGAATGACGAAGCAAAAAGAAAACAGCTTAGAAAATATAAGGCTTTTGCCACAGGTCTATTTGTTCTGATGGCCCTTATTTTCATTGTTACAACCATATTACAGAAGTCCAATCCCTCTCATTGGGTTGGTTATGTACGCGCTTTTGCTGAAGCAGCCATGGTAGGTGCCCTAGCCGATTGGTTTGCTGTAACAGCTCTGTTTCGCCATCCATTAGGCTTGCCCATTCCTCATACGAATCTGATTGAAAACAGTAAACAAAGATTAGGGGATAATCTGGGTAGCTTCGTTGTCAGTAATTTTCTTTCGCCTCAGAATATACGTCCCTACATTCAAAAGATAAAGATTTCCAACTTTGTAGGCGAGTGGCTTGGAAAGCAAAAAAATCAGAATATTCTTGTCAAAAATCTCGCAGATATTGTTCTTGACATCCTCAATAAACTTGATGACTCTACAGTAAGCCAGTTTATCAGTAAAAAAGTATCTGATATGACTGATGACATTAAGCTCAATAAAGTGGTAGGAAACGGAATCCATTATATTCTGGAAAAGAATGATCATCAGAGAATCATTACCAACCTGTCTAAACAGATCAAGGAGTATATTATTGAAAATGATGAAATGATTCAGGATCGGGTAAAGAAAGGAAGTTACTCGTTCATTCCATCCTTTGTTGATAATAAAATTGCAGATAAAATTACAGATGGCTTATCTGATTTCTTTAGGGAAATTGAAGAAAATCAGGAACATGAAGTAAGAGCATTAATCACTCAAAAAATTCATGAATTTTCTACAGACCTTAAGGAAGATCCAAAATGGGATGAAGAGTTCAAGACAATCAAAAATGGTCTTCTGAAGAATGATAAACTTGATGAATATTCCAATGACATTTGGGTTTCCATCAAGAAAACATTGATGAAAGAATTGCAGGAAGATCATTCGGCATTGAAAAACTATCTGTTGAATAACCTCAACGAGTTTTCACAAAACTTAAAGACAGATGAAAATCTTCAAAACAAGATTGATCACTGGGTTCGTGTAACAGCCTACAAATACATTCTGAAAAATACCCATCAATTCGGAAGTCTTATCAGTAATACCGTAGGAAACTGGCAGGGTAAGGAGCTAAGTGAAAAGCTGGAGCTGGAAGTAGGAAAAGATCTTCAGTTTATCCGTGTAAACGGTACATTGGTGGGAGGTCTGGTAGGGTTAATTATCTATACCATTGCCAACTTCTTCCTTTAA
- the msrB gene encoding peptide-methionine (R)-S-oxide reductase MsrB, whose protein sequence is MKFLVSIIILIFLQGCTQKQQPIKTTSMENTEAKNNPYYSRTDTTKLNISNDEWKKILAPDLYAIAREAATERAFTGKYNEFDEVGDYYCAVCGNHLFRSTSKFASSCGWPSFFEADKEGVYYKRDQTYGMERVEVLCKRCDSHLGHVFDDGPKPTGLRYCMNSVSLEFVSDSQQ, encoded by the coding sequence ATGAAATTCTTAGTTTCAATCATTATATTAATTTTTCTGCAGGGATGTACGCAGAAACAACAACCCATTAAAACCACTTCTATGGAAAATACAGAAGCAAAAAACAATCCATACTATTCAAGAACCGATACTACAAAGCTGAATATCTCCAATGACGAATGGAAGAAAATTCTGGCTCCCGATCTTTATGCTATTGCGAGAGAAGCCGCAACAGAAAGAGCATTTACAGGAAAGTATAATGAATTCGATGAGGTAGGAGATTACTATTGTGCCGTTTGTGGAAACCATTTATTCCGTTCCACTTCAAAATTTGCTAGCAGCTGTGGTTGGCCAAGTTTCTTTGAAGCGGATAAGGAAGGGGTGTATTACAAAAGAGATCAAACCTACGGAATGGAGAGGGTAGAAGTTCTTTGTAAAAGATGCGATTCTCATTTGGGACATGTTTTTGATGATGGTCCAAAGCCTACCGGATTAAGATATTGCATGAATTCCGTAAGTCTGGAATTTGTTTCGGACTCACAACAATAA
- a CDS encoding DUF7079 family protein, producing MGEESLENRKQVWVALSELYLDTELQESDFTYMAKILFESSFTFDEIKRIDQYEVFPVLFSNLLSPAGEWAGFNEPILVKNIMKWIETRSKLDIFAVKCIYLFYGKINRSYWKRIEEIYNQIDGESHR from the coding sequence ATGGGAGAGGAGAGTCTGGAAAACAGAAAACAAGTCTGGGTCGCTCTGTCAGAACTCTATCTTGATACTGAGCTTCAGGAGTCAGATTTCACGTATATGGCAAAAATTCTCTTTGAAAGCTCTTTTACTTTTGATGAAATAAAACGAATTGACCAATATGAAGTTTTTCCGGTCCTCTTTTCAAATCTATTAAGCCCGGCAGGAGAATGGGCAGGGTTTAATGAGCCGATATTGGTTAAAAATATTATGAAATGGATCGAAACAAGAAGTAAGCTGGATATTTTCGCTGTTAAATGTATTTATCTTTTCTATGGTAAGATAAATAGGAGTTATTGGAAAAGAATAGAAGAGATTTATAATCAGATAGATGGAGAAAGTCACCGTTAA
- a CDS encoding murein L,D-transpeptidase catalytic domain family protein, which translates to MNGFYGVLGLIYMVTTSFYLSPRTAVKNENVITTKTERVTDTKSEKNAAVVSSSEALYNSIIFEPEHELNYEVFSKALTGFENLKKAGLLTKDSHLLTICDFSMSSNMKRLWVIDLDDKKVVFNSLVAHGKNTGEEFATNFSNTESSRQSSMGFYITDATYQGDNGYSLKLLGMDKGFNDAAYRRAIVMHGADYVSDEFAATHKRIGRSWGCPAIPRELTQSMINTIKGRNLLFIYYPDQNYLSSSEWLKS; encoded by the coding sequence ATGAATGGATTTTATGGCGTATTAGGCCTTATTTACATGGTGACGACATCATTCTATCTTTCTCCAAGAACGGCGGTAAAGAATGAAAATGTAATCACGACAAAAACTGAAAGAGTAACTGACACGAAATCTGAGAAGAATGCAGCTGTTGTATCTTCGTCAGAAGCATTATACAATTCAATTATATTTGAACCTGAACACGAACTGAACTACGAAGTATTCTCTAAGGCATTAACAGGATTTGAAAATCTAAAGAAAGCCGGATTGCTTACCAAGGACTCGCATTTATTGACTATCTGCGATTTTTCTATGTCTTCCAATATGAAAAGACTTTGGGTAATAGACCTTGATGACAAAAAAGTAGTATTCAACTCATTGGTTGCCCACGGAAAAAATACAGGCGAAGAATTTGCTACGAATTTTTCTAACACGGAAAGTTCGCGGCAGAGCAGCATGGGATTTTATATCACAGATGCAACCTATCAGGGTGATAACGGATATTCACTGAAGTTACTGGGAATGGATAAAGGATTTAATGATGCAGCCTATAGAAGAGCAATTGTAATGCATGGTGCAGATTATGTAAGCGATGAATTTGCAGCTACACACAAAAGAATCGGAAGAAGCTGGGGATGTCCGGCAATACCAAGGGAGCTGACACAATCTATGATCAATACAATAAAAGGAAGAAATTTACTATTTATTTATTATCCTGATCAGAATTATCTTTCCTCTTCGGAATGGTTAAAATCATAA
- the fabF gene encoding beta-ketoacyl-ACP synthase II has translation MKRVVITGLGAVTPLGNNVEDFWQNSINGASGAGLITHFDSEKFKVHFACEVKGFDPKVHLTHNEIKRSDLFTQYAMYASAEALKDSGLELENMDPFDTGVIWGTGQGGMWTFEKEVMDFAQGDGTPRFNPFFVPKFIANMASGMISMKYGLQGINYTTVSACATGNTAIMDAFNYIRLGKAKVIVSGGSEAAITPASIGGFSIMKAMSTRNDDVTTASRPYDAERDGFVMGEGAGALILEEYEHAKARGAKIYAELAGAAMTADAYHMTAPHPDGIGAIKAMQIAVKEAGVNMEDIDYINPHATSTPLGDLVELKAINNAFKGSKNLDISATKSMTGHLLGAAGAVEAILSIKAIQNGIIPPTINLHHIDENIPKDINIVFGEAKEKDINFALSNAFGFGGHNATLVFKKFR, from the coding sequence ATGAAAAGAGTTGTCATTACAGGCTTGGGAGCAGTGACTCCCCTGGGAAATAATGTCGAAGATTTTTGGCAAAACAGTATTAACGGAGCTAGCGGAGCAGGGTTAATTACTCATTTCGATTCAGAAAAGTTTAAGGTACACTTTGCCTGTGAGGTAAAAGGTTTTGACCCAAAGGTACACCTTACCCACAATGAAATTAAAAGAAGTGATCTTTTTACACAATATGCAATGTACGCTTCTGCGGAGGCATTAAAAGATTCCGGTCTGGAGCTTGAAAATATGGACCCATTTGACACAGGTGTGATCTGGGGAACAGGACAAGGCGGAATGTGGACTTTTGAAAAGGAGGTAATGGATTTCGCACAAGGAGATGGAACACCACGCTTTAATCCGTTTTTTGTACCTAAGTTTATTGCCAACATGGCTTCCGGAATGATTTCCATGAAATATGGGCTTCAGGGAATCAATTATACAACAGTTTCGGCTTGTGCAACAGGAAATACAGCAATAATGGACGCCTTCAATTACATCCGTCTTGGAAAGGCTAAAGTAATCGTAAGTGGTGGCTCTGAAGCTGCTATTACCCCTGCATCTATTGGAGGATTCTCTATTATGAAGGCAATGTCTACAAGAAATGATGATGTTACCACAGCCAGCCGTCCTTATGATGCAGAAAGAGACGGATTTGTAATGGGTGAAGGAGCGGGAGCTTTAATTCTGGAAGAGTATGAACACGCAAAAGCAAGAGGGGCAAAAATCTATGCTGAATTAGCGGGAGCAGCCATGACGGCAGATGCCTATCACATGACAGCACCTCATCCTGACGGTATTGGGGCCATTAAAGCAATGCAGATCGCTGTAAAAGAAGCCGGTGTGAACATGGAAGATATAGATTATATTAATCCACATGCCACTTCAACACCACTGGGAGATCTGGTTGAATTAAAAGCAATTAACAATGCTTTTAAAGGAAGTAAAAACCTTGATATTAGTGCTACAAAGTCTATGACCGGGCACCTATTGGGCGCTGCCGGAGCTGTTGAAGCTATTCTTTCCATTAAGGCTATTCAAAATGGTATTATTCCTCCTACTATTAATCTACATCATATTGATGAGAACATTCCGAAAGATATTAATATTGTTTTTGGGGAAGCAAAAGAGAAAGATATCAATTTTGCACTGAGTAATGCCTTTGGCTTTGGAGGGCATAATGCCACTTTAGTATTCAAGAAGTTCAGATAA
- a CDS encoding acetyl-CoA C-acetyltransferase: METKKVAIVGYNRIPFARMNTAYSEKGNQDLLLVAINGLIDRHQLKGKLLGEVAGGAVIKHISESNLIRETVMNTSLDPATPACDLQQACDTGIEAAIYIGNKIALGQIESGIACGVEAMSNIPFESSPRLRKALLNVNKEKSAFGKLKYLLSPRLKDWMPIPYKGQEPKTGLVMGGHTEITAKYYKISREDQDELAFKSHQNMAKAYDEGFFDDMITPAFGLEKDNNLRRDTSLEKLSQLKPAFDKQNGTLTAGNSTPFTDGASAVLLASEDWAKANNLPILAYITFSELAGIEYVENQQNLLLAPVFAAERMLKKANMNLGDFDYYEIHEAFAAQVLATIKIWENDDLAKQFGLEKALGKIDRNKLNVKGGSLAAAHPFAATGGRIIATLAKLLNEKGNGKGFISICAARGQGVTMIIEK; this comes from the coding sequence ATGGAAACAAAAAAAGTGGCAATTGTAGGATACAATAGAATCCCATTTGCCAGAATGAATACAGCCTATTCAGAAAAAGGGAATCAGGATCTCTTGCTCGTAGCTATTAATGGCTTGATAGACCGTCACCAGCTCAAAGGGAAATTACTTGGAGAGGTTGCAGGCGGAGCAGTTATTAAACATATTTCTGAGAGTAACCTCATCAGAGAAACGGTAATGAATACCTCACTAGATCCTGCCACACCAGCCTGTGATCTTCAGCAAGCCTGCGATACGGGTATTGAGGCAGCCATTTACATTGGAAACAAAATTGCATTGGGACAGATAGAAAGCGGAATCGCCTGTGGCGTAGAAGCGATGAGCAATATTCCTTTTGAATCTTCACCCCGATTAAGAAAAGCCCTCTTGAATGTCAACAAGGAAAAATCTGCATTTGGAAAATTAAAGTACTTGCTAAGTCCCAGACTGAAAGACTGGATGCCTATTCCTTACAAAGGACAGGAACCCAAGACAGGTTTGGTAATGGGAGGACATACTGAGATTACGGCTAAATATTATAAAATTTCAAGAGAAGATCAGGATGAACTTGCCTTTAAAAGCCACCAAAATATGGCAAAAGCATATGATGAGGGATTTTTTGATGATATGATCACGCCGGCATTTGGTTTAGAGAAAGACAACAATCTACGCCGTGACACCAGCCTTGAAAAGCTATCTCAATTAAAACCGGCCTTTGATAAACAGAACGGAACTTTAACCGCCGGAAACTCCACTCCATTTACCGATGGGGCTTCTGCTGTTTTGCTGGCAAGTGAGGATTGGGCAAAAGCAAATAACTTACCTATTCTGGCTTATATTACATTCTCAGAACTGGCAGGAATAGAATATGTGGAGAATCAGCAAAATCTATTACTCGCACCTGTTTTCGCCGCTGAAAGAATGTTGAAGAAAGCCAATATGAATCTGGGAGACTTTGATTACTACGAAATTCATGAAGCCTTTGCCGCACAGGTCTTAGCCACCATCAAAATCTGGGAAAATGATGATCTTGCGAAGCAGTTCGGATTGGAAAAAGCTCTTGGAAAAATTGACAGAAATAAACTGAACGTAAAAGGAGGCAGCCTTGCAGCAGCTCATCCTTTTGCAGCAACGGGTGGTAGAATCATCGCAACATTAGCGAAACTTCTGAATGAAAAAGGCAATGGAAAAGGATTTATTTCGATCTGTGCCGCTCGAGGTCAAGGAGTAACCATGATCATAGAAAAGTAG
- a CDS encoding TetR/AcrR family transcriptional regulator yields the protein MSKAEKTKQFIIEKTATLFNTKGYISTSLSDITQATGLTKGSIYGNFENKDQVAIEVYKYNAGLLSKIMSHSLGDQYSTSKEKLHAFVDFYRKNWRSVFSNGGCPLMNAATEADDSFPALKKHVQMSFSLWTEKITKVIIQGQKNGELNTLMNAEEYASLFVMLIEGGILLSKTMDDEKYLNQALDKIKRMIDHELTILPS from the coding sequence ATGTCAAAGGCAGAAAAGACAAAGCAATTTATCATCGAGAAAACCGCAACTTTATTCAATACAAAAGGCTATATTTCCACATCATTGTCAGATATTACTCAGGCAACAGGGCTTACCAAGGGTAGCATTTATGGAAACTTTGAGAATAAGGATCAGGTGGCTATTGAGGTGTATAAGTACAATGCAGGCCTTTTAAGCAAAATAATGAGTCATTCTCTTGGAGATCAATATTCAACTTCAAAGGAAAAACTTCATGCCTTTGTCGATTTTTACAGGAAAAACTGGCGCTCTGTATTCTCAAATGGCGGATGCCCATTGATGAATGCGGCAACAGAAGCAGATGATTCATTTCCGGCTCTGAAAAAGCATGTCCAAATGTCTTTCTCATTATGGACAGAAAAAATTACAAAAGTGATCATTCAGGGACAAAAAAATGGTGAATTGAATACATTGATGAATGCAGAAGAATATGCATCTCTATTTGTTATGCTGATCGAGGGAGGCATTTTACTCTCCAAGACTATGGATGATGAAAAATACCTGAATCAAGCTTTGGATAAGATCAAAAGAATGATCGATCATGAATTAACTATTCTTCCATCATAA